One Tunturibacter gelidoferens genomic region harbors:
- a CDS encoding DHH family phosphoesterase: MDCKIFYHDKCFDGACSASLFTRFHRECVKTATSYSYHGLVHRAGALFDEAEFISGENAIVDFKYSASPKVTWWFDHHQSAFLTPEDQMNFEAGQADGSQRMRKFFNPNYISCTSLIADITQVNFGFDTAPMLELIQWADIVDGARYESAKAAVEMAEPAMKLTMVIESSADGTLVKRLIPLLTEMSLQQVLDQGFVQEQLGPLMGRHWAALELIKQRATVDQGVITFDISDQPTEGYNKFIPYYLHPDATYNVGLSKSSFRTKVSVGTNPWTKLMPSELVNLAAICERYGGGGHARVGAISFPPDREDEARQAVGEIVAELRAASTGPEKNS; encoded by the coding sequence TTGGACTGTAAGATTTTTTATCACGATAAGTGCTTCGATGGTGCTTGTTCGGCTTCGCTATTCACGCGATTTCACCGGGAGTGCGTGAAGACGGCGACCTCGTACTCCTACCATGGGCTGGTGCATCGAGCAGGCGCACTCTTCGACGAAGCCGAGTTCATCAGCGGCGAAAACGCGATCGTGGACTTTAAATACTCCGCTTCCCCCAAGGTGACCTGGTGGTTCGATCATCACCAGAGCGCGTTTTTGACGCCCGAAGACCAGATGAACTTTGAAGCAGGACAGGCCGACGGTTCGCAGCGCATGCGAAAGTTCTTCAACCCGAACTACATCTCCTGCACCAGCCTGATCGCAGACATCACGCAGGTCAACTTCGGCTTCGACACAGCTCCCATGCTGGAGCTGATCCAGTGGGCCGACATCGTCGACGGCGCGCGGTACGAAAGCGCCAAGGCCGCAGTCGAGATGGCCGAGCCTGCGATGAAGCTGACGATGGTCATCGAAAGCTCCGCCGACGGCACCCTGGTGAAGAGACTGATTCCGCTTCTGACCGAGATGAGTCTGCAGCAGGTTCTGGACCAGGGATTCGTTCAGGAGCAGCTTGGCCCGTTGATGGGCCGGCACTGGGCCGCGCTTGAGCTCATCAAACAGCGAGCCACCGTCGACCAGGGCGTGATCACCTTCGACATCTCCGACCAGCCGACCGAGGGATACAACAAGTTCATCCCGTACTACCTGCATCCTGACGCAACCTACAACGTGGGGTTGAGCAAATCGAGCTTCCGAACCAAGGTGTCCGTAGGAACCAACCCGTGGACCAAGCTGATGCCTTCGGAGCTGGTCAATCTCGCTGCCATCTGCGAGCGCTACGGCGGGGGAGGCCACGCTCGCGTAGGCGCGATCAGCTTTCCCCCTGATCGCGAGGACGAAGCGCGACAGGCAGTCGGCGAGATCGTGGCGGAGCTG